One Camelina sativa cultivar DH55 chromosome 3, Cs, whole genome shotgun sequence genomic window carries:
- the LOC104768785 gene encoding uncharacterized protein LOC104768785 isoform X1 has protein sequence MMVITRPVPKVAFLLSLINDNGYHTVFPFPFDSPDSTDPKCLWEYSLLAVADSQPLEEVKSCVWVCSMCNRLSGTCFDEFITHLSSREHVDRIPIFSARLEQIPMEEYREKYSTDNYFLEAAMIKEYEEEDEDATTIVSEQAIKGLF, from the exons ATGATGGTTATCACCCGTCCAGTACCAAAGGTCGCTTTTCTTCTCAGCCTTATAAATGATAACGGATACCACACTGTCTTTCCGTTCCCATTTGATTCTCCCGACTCCACTGATCCCAAGTGCCTCTGGGAATACTCTCTTCTGGCAGTGGCAG ATTCACAGCCACTTGAGGAGGTTAAGTCTTGCGTCTGGGTTTGCTCGATGTGCAATAGATTAAGTGGCACATGCTTTGATGAGTTCATCACGCATCTCTCTAGTCGAGAACATGTAGACAGG ATTCCGATCTTTTCCGCCCGCCTTGAGCAGATTCCCATGGAAGAATACAGAGAGAAGTATTCAACCGACAATTACTTCCTCGAGGCTGCCATGATTAAGGAAtacgaggaggaggatgaggatgCTACTACCATAGTGAGTGAACAAGCAATCAAAGGCCTGTTTTGA
- the LOC104768745 gene encoding uncharacterized protein LOC104768745 isoform X2: MGGCVSTPKSCVGAKLRSSKQRRKSRRRRKIQRKRAVSSRLSDGSFDTLDHHRNFSIPSSRATGEEAWFESNVAFETDCDDDFHSVQEVSSSTTTSSTQDSESNEVMSQSNSDGDLNDAKRPDLVDSSADEGLLENCRILPSNCLPCLNTTTVPSIDKRRSLSSSPPSSRKKTSLRLSYKWREGHASGALFLSKMQLKRPIAGSQVPFCPVDKKMLDCWSTIDPNSFRVRGKTYFREKKKEFAPSHAAYNPFGVDVFLSEHKINHVAQYVKLPVTTTSAKLPSILIVNVQIPLYPTAIFQGESDGEGMNIILYFKLNDNYSKELPLHFQESVRKLIDDEVEKVKGFPMDTTAPFRERLKILGRVANVDDLHLSGPEKKLMQAYNEKPVLSRPQHEFYLGDNYLEIDIDMHRFSYISRKGFETFIDRLKICVLDVGLTIQGNKPEELPEQILCCVRLNGIDFMNYHQLTQELL, encoded by the exons atgggAGGTTGCGTGTCGACGCCTAAAAGCTGTGTAGGAGCGAAGCTTAGGTCAAGTAAACAACGAAGGAAGAGTCGTAGACGACGAAAAATTCAAAGGAAGAGAGCCGTCTCTTCTCGTCTCTCTGACGGATCTTTCGACACTCTCGATCATCATCGTAATTTCTCCATTCCCAGTTCCAGAG CAACTGGTGAAGAAGCATGGTTTGAGTCCAATGTCGCTTTTGAAACTGACTGTGATGATGATTTCCACAGTGTTCAAGAAG TCTCgagttcaacaacaacatcatcaacacAAGACTCTGAATCAAACGAAGTGATGTCCCAGTCGAATTCAGACGGTGACTTAAACGACGCAAAGCGGCCTGATCTCGTGGATTCATCTGCAGATGAAGGTCTCTTGGAAAACTGCAGGATCTTACCTAGTAATTGTTTGCCTTGTCTGAATACAACTACTGTTCCCTCTATTGATAAGAGAAGGTCTCTTAGCTCTAGCCCTCCCAGTTCCAGGAAAAAAACTTCCCTTAGACTTTCTTATAAATGGAGAGAAGGCCATGCTTCAGGAGCCTTGT TTCTGTCTAAAATGCAGTTGAAGAGACCAATAGCGGGTTCTCAAGTTCCTTTCTGTCCAGTTGATAAGAAAATGCTCGATTGTTGGTCAACTATTGATCCAAATAGTTTCCGTGTTCGTGGCAAAACATACTTCAG ggaaaagaagaaagagtttgcACCTAGCCATGCTGCATATAATCCTTTTGGTGTCGATGTTTTCTTATCCGAACATAAAATAAACCATGTTGCACAATATGTCAAACTTCCCGTTACTACCACATCCGCAAAACTCCCATCTATCCTTATTGTAAATGTTCAG ATTCCGTTGTATCCAACTGCAATCTTTCAAGGTGAATCTGATGGAGAAGGAATGAATATAATTTTGTACTTCAAACTCAATGATAATTATTCAAAGGAACTTCCGCTCCATTTTCAAGAAAGCGTTCGG AAATTAATAGATGATGAGGTTGAGAAAGTTAAAGGCTTCCCTATGGATACAACCGCGCCTTTTAGAGAGCGGCTTAAGATATTGGGACGTGTTGCAAACGTAGATGATCTCCATTTGAGTGGTCCGGAGAAAAAACTGATGCAGGCTTATAACGAGAAACCTGTTCTTTCACGTCCGCAGCACGAATTCTACTTG GGGGACAATTACTTAGAGATTGATATCGATATGCATAGATTCAGTTATATATCTCGGAAAGGGTTTGAAACATTTATAGACAGACTCAAGATTTGTGTTCTTGATGTTGGCCTCACAATTCAG GGGAACAAACCAGAGGAGCTACCGGAGCAGATTCTGTGTTGCGTCAGGCTAAATGGGATTGATTTCATGAACTATCATCAGTTAACTCAAGAACTCCTTTGA
- the LOC104768785 gene encoding uncharacterized protein LOC104768785 isoform X2, with amino-acid sequence MMVITRPVPKVAFLLSLINDNGYHTVFPFPFDSPDSTDPKCLWEYSLLAVADSQPLEEVKSCVWVCSMCNRLSGTCFDEFITHLSSREHVDRIPIFSARLEQIPMEEYREKYSTDNYFLEAAMIKEYEEEDEDATTIA; translated from the exons ATGATGGTTATCACCCGTCCAGTACCAAAGGTCGCTTTTCTTCTCAGCCTTATAAATGATAACGGATACCACACTGTCTTTCCGTTCCCATTTGATTCTCCCGACTCCACTGATCCCAAGTGCCTCTGGGAATACTCTCTTCTGGCAGTGGCAG ATTCACAGCCACTTGAGGAGGTTAAGTCTTGCGTCTGGGTTTGCTCGATGTGCAATAGATTAAGTGGCACATGCTTTGATGAGTTCATCACGCATCTCTCTAGTCGAGAACATGTAGACAGG ATTCCGATCTTTTCCGCCCGCCTTGAGCAGATTCCCATGGAAGAATACAGAGAGAAGTATTCAACCGACAATTACTTCCTCGAGGCTGCCATGATTAAGGAAtacgaggaggaggatgaggatgCTACTACCATA GCGTAG
- the LOC104768761 gene encoding RUN and FYVE domain-containing protein 2-like isoform X3, which produces MELLKLSKFRLQLQSMIGEVRDLRERERSVTYQIILANQRQKQTEEEYSRKVQELQAEVDSSRETQEALERKVSYLQNDYSLLENKQNELKTTIQNLLQSRENFLNAYQESFCEMKCSIEARDRKIAILNEKITSHLTLFDSIEKEASTIKKVIHEVQGLVDQKEDVVSGLKEKMDHVTTYEKVFVEKIRSLEENIKYQETELQRKETIISELAAQLEAEKIKNEYQHQIEELQKTLQVKDLVVENLISEKEALHSEVKSLEMILQRVQESASLMTREDRRVFTSILTFEQGADESNKRSRHNNSVDKMEDIQCEAPVMHSQENSVTSYCRKSCSISVS; this is translated from the exons ATGGAGCTGCTCAAGTTGTCAAAATTCAGATTGCAGCTTCAGTCAATGATCGGAGAAGTGCGAGATCTACGT gaaagGGAGAGATCAGTCACATATCAGATTATTCTTGCGAATCAG AGACAGAAGCAAACGGAGGAGGAATACAGCAGGAAAGTGCAGGAGCTGCAAGCTGAGGTAGATTCTTCTAGAGAAACACAGGAGGCACTCGAGAGGAAG GTGAGTTACCTTCAGAACGACTATAGTTTGCTGGAAAACAAGCAGAACGAATTGAAGACTACTATCCAAAACCTGCTTCAATCACGAGAAAACTTCTTAAATGCTTACCAG GAGTCGTTTTGTGAAATGAAATGTTCAATTGAAGCCAGGGATAGGAAGATCGCTATTTTAAACGAGAAGATAACCTCTCATCTTACATTGTTTGATTCAATTGAGAAAGAGGCATCGACAATCAAAAAGGTTATACACGAAGTTCAGGGCCTTGTGGATCAAAAAGAAGATGTAG TGAGTGGCTTGAAAGAGAAAATGGACCACGTCACTACATATGAAAAAGTGTTTGTAG AGAAAATCAGAAGTTTAGAAGAGAACATTAAATATCAGGAAACGGAATTGCAGAGGAAGGAGACTATAATATCAGAGCTTGCGGCTCAGCTGGAAGCAGAAAAGATTAAAAACGAATATCAACATCAAATCGAAGAG CTTCAGAAAACTTTGCAGGTGAAAGATTTAGTTGTGGAGAACTTGATTTCTGAAAAAGAG GCATTGCATTCTGAAGTGAAGAGTTTGGAGATGATTTTACAGCGGGTTCAGGAGTCTGCATCCCTTATGACTCGAGAG GATAGAAGGGTGTTCACATCAATACTGACATTCGAACAAGGTGCCGATGAGAGTAACAAAAGATCCAG GCACAATAACTCAGTTGACAAAATGGAGGATATTCAATGTGAAGCTCCTGTTATGCATTCTCAAGAAAACTCAG TTACTTCTTACTGCAGAAAAAGTTGTTCCATCAGCGTCTCCTAG
- the LOC104768761 gene encoding RUN and FYVE domain-containing protein 2-like isoform X1 has product MELLKLSKFRLQLQSMIGEVRDLRERERSVTYQIILANQRQKQTEEEYSRKVQELQAEVDSSRETQEALERKVSYLQNDYSLLENKQNELKTTIQNLLQSRENFLNAYQESFCEMKCSIEARDRKIAILNEKITSHLTLFDSIEKEASTIKKVIHEVQGLVDQKEDVVSGLKEKMDHVTTYEKVFVEKIRSLEENIKYQETELQRKETIISELAAQLEAEKIKNEYQHQIEELQKTLQVKDLVVENLISEKEALHSEVKSLEMILQRVQESASLMTREDRRVFTSILTFEQGADESNKRSRHNNSVDKMEDIQCEAPVMHSQENSDSQLLLTAEKVVPSASPSCQHQNPDCISIQDDDHQLDSAEYLQHNTVGGNWQSNNNHIHFEIEDKCKELMNQPDSECSTNRV; this is encoded by the exons ATGGAGCTGCTCAAGTTGTCAAAATTCAGATTGCAGCTTCAGTCAATGATCGGAGAAGTGCGAGATCTACGT gaaagGGAGAGATCAGTCACATATCAGATTATTCTTGCGAATCAG AGACAGAAGCAAACGGAGGAGGAATACAGCAGGAAAGTGCAGGAGCTGCAAGCTGAGGTAGATTCTTCTAGAGAAACACAGGAGGCACTCGAGAGGAAG GTGAGTTACCTTCAGAACGACTATAGTTTGCTGGAAAACAAGCAGAACGAATTGAAGACTACTATCCAAAACCTGCTTCAATCACGAGAAAACTTCTTAAATGCTTACCAG GAGTCGTTTTGTGAAATGAAATGTTCAATTGAAGCCAGGGATAGGAAGATCGCTATTTTAAACGAGAAGATAACCTCTCATCTTACATTGTTTGATTCAATTGAGAAAGAGGCATCGACAATCAAAAAGGTTATACACGAAGTTCAGGGCCTTGTGGATCAAAAAGAAGATGTAG TGAGTGGCTTGAAAGAGAAAATGGACCACGTCACTACATATGAAAAAGTGTTTGTAG AGAAAATCAGAAGTTTAGAAGAGAACATTAAATATCAGGAAACGGAATTGCAGAGGAAGGAGACTATAATATCAGAGCTTGCGGCTCAGCTGGAAGCAGAAAAGATTAAAAACGAATATCAACATCAAATCGAAGAG CTTCAGAAAACTTTGCAGGTGAAAGATTTAGTTGTGGAGAACTTGATTTCTGAAAAAGAG GCATTGCATTCTGAAGTGAAGAGTTTGGAGATGATTTTACAGCGGGTTCAGGAGTCTGCATCCCTTATGACTCGAGAG GATAGAAGGGTGTTCACATCAATACTGACATTCGAACAAGGTGCCGATGAGAGTAACAAAAGATCCAG GCACAATAACTCAGTTGACAAAATGGAGGATATTCAATGTGAAGCTCCTGTTATGCATTCTCAAGAAAACTCAG ATTCTCAGTTACTTCTTACTGCAGAAAAAGTTGTTCCATCAGCGTCTCCTAGTTGTCAGCACCAAAACCCAGACTGCATATCGATAcaagatgatgatcatcaaCTGGATTCGGCTGAGTACCTGCAGCATAACACAGTCGGTGGCAATTGGCAGAGTAATAATAACCATATCCACTTTGAGATTGAG GACAAGTGCAAAGAGTTGATGAACCAGCCTGATTCAGAGTGCTCAACAAATCGTGTATAA
- the LOC104768761 gene encoding RUN and FYVE domain-containing protein 2-like isoform X2: MELLKLSKFRLQLQSMIGEVRDLRERERSVTYQIILANQRQKQTEEEYSRKVQELQAEVDSSRETQEALERKVSYLQNDYSLLENKQNELKTTIQNLLQSRENFLNAYQESFCEMKCSIEARDRKIAILNEKITSHLTLFDSIEKEASTIKKVIHEVQGLVDQKEDVVSGLKEKMDHVTTYEKVFVEKIRSLEENIKYQETELQRKETIISELAAQLEAEKIKNEYQHQIEELQKTLQVKDLVVENLISEKEALHSEVKSLEMILQRVQESASLMTREDRRVFTSILTFEQGADESNKRSRHNNSVDKMEDIQCEAPVMHSQENSEKVVPSASPSCQHQNPDCISIQDDDHQLDSAEYLQHNTVGGNWQSNNNHIHFEIEDKCKELMNQPDSECSTNRV, from the exons ATGGAGCTGCTCAAGTTGTCAAAATTCAGATTGCAGCTTCAGTCAATGATCGGAGAAGTGCGAGATCTACGT gaaagGGAGAGATCAGTCACATATCAGATTATTCTTGCGAATCAG AGACAGAAGCAAACGGAGGAGGAATACAGCAGGAAAGTGCAGGAGCTGCAAGCTGAGGTAGATTCTTCTAGAGAAACACAGGAGGCACTCGAGAGGAAG GTGAGTTACCTTCAGAACGACTATAGTTTGCTGGAAAACAAGCAGAACGAATTGAAGACTACTATCCAAAACCTGCTTCAATCACGAGAAAACTTCTTAAATGCTTACCAG GAGTCGTTTTGTGAAATGAAATGTTCAATTGAAGCCAGGGATAGGAAGATCGCTATTTTAAACGAGAAGATAACCTCTCATCTTACATTGTTTGATTCAATTGAGAAAGAGGCATCGACAATCAAAAAGGTTATACACGAAGTTCAGGGCCTTGTGGATCAAAAAGAAGATGTAG TGAGTGGCTTGAAAGAGAAAATGGACCACGTCACTACATATGAAAAAGTGTTTGTAG AGAAAATCAGAAGTTTAGAAGAGAACATTAAATATCAGGAAACGGAATTGCAGAGGAAGGAGACTATAATATCAGAGCTTGCGGCTCAGCTGGAAGCAGAAAAGATTAAAAACGAATATCAACATCAAATCGAAGAG CTTCAGAAAACTTTGCAGGTGAAAGATTTAGTTGTGGAGAACTTGATTTCTGAAAAAGAG GCATTGCATTCTGAAGTGAAGAGTTTGGAGATGATTTTACAGCGGGTTCAGGAGTCTGCATCCCTTATGACTCGAGAG GATAGAAGGGTGTTCACATCAATACTGACATTCGAACAAGGTGCCGATGAGAGTAACAAAAGATCCAG GCACAATAACTCAGTTGACAAAATGGAGGATATTCAATGTGAAGCTCCTGTTATGCATTCTCAAGAAAACTCAG AAAAAGTTGTTCCATCAGCGTCTCCTAGTTGTCAGCACCAAAACCCAGACTGCATATCGATAcaagatgatgatcatcaaCTGGATTCGGCTGAGTACCTGCAGCATAACACAGTCGGTGGCAATTGGCAGAGTAATAATAACCATATCCACTTTGAGATTGAG GACAAGTGCAAAGAGTTGATGAACCAGCCTGATTCAGAGTGCTCAACAAATCGTGTATAA
- the LOC104768745 gene encoding uncharacterized protein LOC104768745 isoform X1, with amino-acid sequence MGGCVSTPKSCVGAKLRSSKQRRKSRRRRKIQRKRAVSSRLSDGSFDTLDHHRNFSIPSSRATGEEAWFESNVAFETDCDDDFHSVQEDTLNGSTRVSVSSSTTTSSTQDSESNEVMSQSNSDGDLNDAKRPDLVDSSADEGLLENCRILPSNCLPCLNTTTVPSIDKRRSLSSSPPSSRKKTSLRLSYKWREGHASGALFLSKMQLKRPIAGSQVPFCPVDKKMLDCWSTIDPNSFRVRGKTYFREKKKEFAPSHAAYNPFGVDVFLSEHKINHVAQYVKLPVTTTSAKLPSILIVNVQIPLYPTAIFQGESDGEGMNIILYFKLNDNYSKELPLHFQESVRKLIDDEVEKVKGFPMDTTAPFRERLKILGRVANVDDLHLSGPEKKLMQAYNEKPVLSRPQHEFYLGDNYLEIDIDMHRFSYISRKGFETFIDRLKICVLDVGLTIQGNKPEELPEQILCCVRLNGIDFMNYHQLTQELL; translated from the exons atgggAGGTTGCGTGTCGACGCCTAAAAGCTGTGTAGGAGCGAAGCTTAGGTCAAGTAAACAACGAAGGAAGAGTCGTAGACGACGAAAAATTCAAAGGAAGAGAGCCGTCTCTTCTCGTCTCTCTGACGGATCTTTCGACACTCTCGATCATCATCGTAATTTCTCCATTCCCAGTTCCAGAG CAACTGGTGAAGAAGCATGGTTTGAGTCCAATGTCGCTTTTGAAACTGACTGTGATGATGATTTCCACAGTGTTCAAGAAG ATACTTTAAACGGATCTACTCGTGTGTCAGTCTCgagttcaacaacaacatcatcaacacAAGACTCTGAATCAAACGAAGTGATGTCCCAGTCGAATTCAGACGGTGACTTAAACGACGCAAAGCGGCCTGATCTCGTGGATTCATCTGCAGATGAAGGTCTCTTGGAAAACTGCAGGATCTTACCTAGTAATTGTTTGCCTTGTCTGAATACAACTACTGTTCCCTCTATTGATAAGAGAAGGTCTCTTAGCTCTAGCCCTCCCAGTTCCAGGAAAAAAACTTCCCTTAGACTTTCTTATAAATGGAGAGAAGGCCATGCTTCAGGAGCCTTGT TTCTGTCTAAAATGCAGTTGAAGAGACCAATAGCGGGTTCTCAAGTTCCTTTCTGTCCAGTTGATAAGAAAATGCTCGATTGTTGGTCAACTATTGATCCAAATAGTTTCCGTGTTCGTGGCAAAACATACTTCAG ggaaaagaagaaagagtttgcACCTAGCCATGCTGCATATAATCCTTTTGGTGTCGATGTTTTCTTATCCGAACATAAAATAAACCATGTTGCACAATATGTCAAACTTCCCGTTACTACCACATCCGCAAAACTCCCATCTATCCTTATTGTAAATGTTCAG ATTCCGTTGTATCCAACTGCAATCTTTCAAGGTGAATCTGATGGAGAAGGAATGAATATAATTTTGTACTTCAAACTCAATGATAATTATTCAAAGGAACTTCCGCTCCATTTTCAAGAAAGCGTTCGG AAATTAATAGATGATGAGGTTGAGAAAGTTAAAGGCTTCCCTATGGATACAACCGCGCCTTTTAGAGAGCGGCTTAAGATATTGGGACGTGTTGCAAACGTAGATGATCTCCATTTGAGTGGTCCGGAGAAAAAACTGATGCAGGCTTATAACGAGAAACCTGTTCTTTCACGTCCGCAGCACGAATTCTACTTG GGGGACAATTACTTAGAGATTGATATCGATATGCATAGATTCAGTTATATATCTCGGAAAGGGTTTGAAACATTTATAGACAGACTCAAGATTTGTGTTCTTGATGTTGGCCTCACAATTCAG GGGAACAAACCAGAGGAGCTACCGGAGCAGATTCTGTGTTGCGTCAGGCTAAATGGGATTGATTTCATGAACTATCATCAGTTAACTCAAGAACTCCTTTGA